One region of Candidatus Neomarinimicrobiota bacterium genomic DNA includes:
- a CDS encoding insulinase family protein translates to LMYLKLYETAYTIFPYKILTIGLMEDLFKMKLSTLDAFFRRYYAPNRATAVVVGDVYPDELIPLMEKYFGQIPSQPDPPPVSVVEPPQTKLRKATVEFDSNPALMMAWHMGDIQHPDNAALNVLADVLTDGRTSRIYKTIVEEKQLASNVWCSPDPGKYPGLFVMSGTTQGEHTNTELETALLEIIRDIQENGITEKELARVKKQSRMSYLKGLRTNAGLSFQLGYYATVGGDWRLVEKFPEEIKAVTAEDVQRVANTYLKDTNRTVVYLVPPTEQANAGEVK, encoded by the coding sequence CTCATGTACCTGAAACTCTATGAAACCGCCTACACCATATTTCCCTATAAAATTTTGACCATTGGACTGATGGAAGATCTGTTCAAAATGAAGCTGTCAACGCTGGATGCATTTTTCCGCCGGTATTATGCTCCCAACCGTGCCACTGCCGTGGTGGTGGGTGATGTATATCCGGATGAACTGATTCCACTCATGGAAAAATATTTTGGTCAGATTCCGTCTCAACCTGATCCGCCACCCGTATCTGTTGTGGAACCACCACAGACCAAATTACGCAAGGCAACAGTAGAATTCGATTCCAACCCTGCCCTTATGATGGCCTGGCATATGGGAGACATTCAGCATCCTGATAATGCCGCTCTGAATGTACTGGCTGATGTTCTCACAGACGGGCGCACATCCCGCATATACAAAACCATTGTGGAAGAAAAGCAGCTTGCCTCCAATGTCTGGTGTTCACCAGATCCGGGGAAATATCCGGGACTTTTCGTTATGTCCGGAACGACCCAGGGTGAGCATACCAATACCGAGCTTGAAACAGCTTTGTTGGAAATTATCCGTGACATCCAGGAAAATGGGATTACTGAGAAGGAATTGGCGCGTGTGAAAAAACAGAGCCGGATGTCCTACCTGAAGGGGCTCCGTACAAATGCCGGCCTGAGTTTCCAATTGGGATATTATGCCACAGTGGGCGGCGATTGGCGCCTGGTTGAGAAATTCCCGGAAGAGATCAAAGCGGTCACCGCTGAAGATGTGCAGCGGGTTGCCAATACATACCTGAAGGACACCAATCGCACGGTCGTTTACCTGGTTCCGCCTACCGAGCAGGCCAATGCCGGGGAGGTGAAATGA